In one Vulgatibacter incomptus genomic region, the following are encoded:
- a CDS encoding tetratricopeptide repeat protein, producing MAAALLLAALSACPGADTAGDMPAERLAAEGLALARGGQIPAALGRFDEALRLDPGNRKALYNGGLAHLALSQGAEAKGLFERFLAVAPNDAEGHVALAHAQEHLGEAEAAMASLRRAVELGLTDPELLTGGGFESIQGDVRFVQLVALVAQRSGVRAPLDDRGRLLVGGHPLRTLRLAGEVPRETCDAPGPEGGPDVGFPPAAGEAGR from the coding sequence ATGGCTGCTGCCCTCCTGCTGGCCGCGCTCTCGGCGTGTCCGGGCGCGGACACCGCAGGCGACATGCCAGCGGAGCGGCTGGCAGCGGAGGGCCTGGCATTGGCTCGGGGGGGCCAGATCCCGGCGGCGCTGGGGCGCTTCGATGAGGCGCTGCGCCTGGACCCGGGGAATCGAAAGGCGCTCTACAACGGCGGGCTGGCACACCTTGCGCTTTCGCAGGGCGCGGAGGCGAAGGGGCTTTTCGAACGCTTTCTCGCAGTCGCTCCGAATGACGCCGAGGGGCACGTCGCCCTGGCCCACGCCCAGGAGCACCTCGGAGAAGCGGAAGCCGCGATGGCGTCGCTTCGGCGGGCGGTCGAGCTGGGGCTGACGGATCCCGAGCTGCTAACCGGGGGCGGCTTCGAGTCGATCCAGGGCGACGTACGCTTCGTACAGCTCGTGGCCCTGGTGGCGCAGCGTTCGGGTGTCCGGGCCCCGCTGGACGACCGCGGCCGGCTGCTGGTGGGCGGCCACCCGCTCCGCACCCTCCGGCTGGCCGGCGAGGTGCCTCGGGAGACCTGCGACGCGCCCGGGCCGGAGGGCGGCCCGGATGTTGGATTCCCGCCAGCGGCTGGAGAGGCCGGACGATGA
- a CDS encoding ABC transporter permease subunit, with the protein MTQLRALLAIARVTVHESLRDRILYGVLAFGIGLILLSAVLSNVTLGWPVRIVTDLSISAISIGGAAMAILLGVRAVAGEVERRLAYPVLARPISRAQYVVGKYVGVVGTVYLNVALMAVAATAMIASYSHDGAFQYTGAAYLATLALLLLKLALIAAIAVFFSAFTSSTVAFIASTGLTLAGHLTGELRFFLGKSESALTRALGDGLYYTLPDFVTLEALSKLVHEQEILTSHTLAATAYGTCYLAALLVLTSMVFERRDLP; encoded by the coding sequence ATGACCCAGCTCCGCGCCCTCCTCGCCATCGCCCGCGTCACCGTCCACGAGTCCCTGCGAGACCGGATCCTCTACGGGGTCCTCGCCTTCGGGATCGGGCTCATCCTCCTCTCGGCGGTGCTCTCCAATGTCACCCTCGGCTGGCCGGTGCGCATCGTCACCGACCTCTCGATCTCGGCGATCTCGATCGGCGGGGCCGCGATGGCGATCCTCCTCGGCGTCCGCGCAGTGGCGGGCGAGGTGGAGCGCCGCCTCGCCTATCCCGTCCTCGCTCGGCCAATCTCCCGCGCCCAGTACGTCGTCGGCAAATACGTGGGCGTAGTGGGCACCGTCTACCTCAACGTGGCCCTGATGGCCGTCGCCGCCACGGCGATGATCGCCTCCTACAGCCACGACGGCGCGTTTCAGTACACGGGCGCCGCCTACCTGGCCACCCTCGCCCTCCTCCTCCTCAAGCTCGCCCTCATCGCGGCAATTGCAGTCTTCTTCTCGGCCTTCACCTCGTCCACGGTGGCGTTCATCGCGTCCACCGGCCTCACGCTGGCCGGCCACCTCACCGGCGAGCTGCGCTTCTTCCTGGGCAAGAGCGAGTCGGCCCTCACCCGCGCTCTGGGCGACGGCCTCTACTACACGCTCCCCGACTTCGTGACGCTGGAGGCCCTCTCGAAGCTCGTGCACGAGCAGGAAATCCTCACCAGCCATACGCTGGCTGCCACGGCATACGGCACCTGTTACCTGGCCGCCCTGCTCGTCCTCACCTCGATGGTCTTCGAGCGCCGCGACCTCCCCTGA
- a CDS encoding type IV pilin protein: protein MNQLKKNARGFTLIELMIVVAIIGILAAIAIPNFLRYQLRAKSGEAAVNLSAIKTSEIAYYGYKDTYVAAGANPATMNDSGQKDNFDVSGNITGWSDLGWRPEGKVYFSYAVAAAVNRFTADAVADLDVDTVPQCWMVQMAPLQADGTADAPEPGVNAADCTDSANVPVGQVGKAVADGVY from the coding sequence GTGAACCAGCTGAAGAAGAACGCCCGCGGCTTCACCCTCATCGAGCTCATGATCGTGGTGGCCATCATTGGCATCCTGGCCGCCATCGCGATCCCGAACTTCCTCCGCTACCAGCTCCGCGCCAAGTCGGGCGAGGCGGCCGTCAACCTGTCCGCGATCAAGACCTCCGAGATCGCGTACTACGGCTACAAGGATACCTACGTGGCGGCGGGCGCCAATCCTGCAACGATGAACGATAGCGGTCAGAAGGACAACTTCGACGTTTCCGGCAATATCACGGGATGGTCGGATCTCGGGTGGCGCCCGGAGGGTAAGGTCTACTTCTCGTACGCGGTCGCCGCTGCCGTGAATCGCTTCACGGCAGATGCGGTTGCAGACCTGGACGTCGACACGGTCCCGCAGTGCTGGATGGTCCAGATGGCCCCCCTCCAGGCAGACGGAACGGCGGATGCCCCCGAACCGGGCGTGAATGCTGCCGATTGCACTGATTCAGCGAATGTCCCTGTCGGTCAGGTTGGAAAGGCCGTGGCGGACGGCGTCTACTAA
- a CDS encoding ABC transporter ATP-binding protein, which translates to MPDEILVTRGLTKVFHLGLRRRRVVAVQGLDLSVERGEIYGFLGPNGAGKSTTIKMLMGLITPTSGEASIFGQPIGATRARAHLGFLPENPYFHDFLTPEQLLAFAGRLGGLSSSTLAERIPRLLDLVGLGKARKMPLRRFSKGMVQRAGIAQALVGDPALVVLDEPMSGLDPIGRKDVREVIFRLKEEGKTVFFSSHILPDVEAICDRVGLMLHGRLREQGRLDELLTARARAVDVIAEAIPASLAASFRERAMRSLPKGNGWALTFSEEAEADEAVRALVLGGARIVSVARHRETLEDLFMRKADEAGAAHARGEESASA; encoded by the coding sequence ATGCCGGACGAAATCCTCGTGACCCGCGGCCTGACCAAGGTTTTCCACCTCGGCCTGCGCCGCCGGAGGGTAGTGGCGGTGCAGGGACTCGACCTCTCGGTCGAACGGGGCGAGATCTATGGCTTCCTTGGGCCAAACGGAGCGGGGAAGAGCACCACGATCAAGATGCTGATGGGCCTCATCACCCCCACGTCGGGAGAGGCCTCGATTTTCGGTCAGCCGATCGGCGCGACCCGCGCCCGCGCGCACCTGGGATTTCTTCCGGAGAACCCCTATTTCCACGACTTCCTGACGCCCGAGCAGCTACTGGCCTTCGCGGGCCGTCTCGGTGGGCTCTCGTCCTCGACGCTGGCCGAGCGGATCCCCCGGCTCCTCGACCTGGTGGGACTTGGCAAGGCTCGGAAGATGCCGCTGCGCCGCTTCTCGAAGGGCATGGTCCAGAGGGCGGGCATCGCCCAGGCGCTCGTCGGCGATCCTGCCCTCGTCGTCCTGGACGAGCCCATGAGCGGTCTCGATCCAATTGGCCGCAAGGACGTCCGCGAGGTGATCTTCCGCCTCAAGGAGGAGGGGAAGACGGTCTTCTTCTCGTCGCACATCCTCCCCGACGTGGAGGCGATATGCGACAGGGTGGGTCTGATGCTCCACGGCAGACTTCGCGAGCAGGGTCGCCTCGACGAGCTCCTCACCGCCCGTGCCCGTGCCGTGGACGTGATCGCCGAGGCGATCCCGGCGTCTCTTGCCGCCAGCTTTCGCGAGCGGGCGATGCGCTCTCTTCCGAAGGGCAACGGCTGGGCGCTCACTTTCTCCGAAGAAGCGGAGGCCGATGAGGCGGTCCGCGCCCTCGTTCTCGGCGGTGCCCGAATCGTTTCGGTGGCCCGCCACCGCGAAACGCTCGAGGACCTCTTCATGCGCAAGGCCGACGAGGCCGGTGCCGCCCACGCGAGGGGCGAGGAATCGGCCTCGGCGTAG
- a CDS encoding LTA synthase family protein has product MDREGLQDLGGGVALGAVELMPVVEAELGQEAGVAESARTDHHRAWAALVHVFAFVLFVGLLRAETAATWGIGTWIGQVLGAMGAVLLLEAALLAVERVLPSRGLRIVVRVVVCSALLIDHQFRLETGSAINFEYLAAAWQQMGSLGGLVASGADPRLPWRLAQALGCLAFAAVVAPRPAFRLPVQGTRLALETAIAVTGLVLYVSGGVASGGPTWNAASILGLAPEPVAVTGEPEKLYEAPRISGRAARRPNIVIIALESTRASVVGAYGKGGPSVTPELDAIASRGLLFENAYTSVTHTSKAMLGLLCGTYPAFETRVRESYTRGNGMACLPHLLRKLGYRSRFMMSADGDFENFPGLVRNMGFGSWMMRDDLGGRGFEKVGYFGLDERSLLEPALDWVRSGEEPFFLTILTSVGHHPYERPGAKRKKGREHDFESYRESVAHVDEVVGELVRRLEAEAPGETLFVFTADHGEAFGEHGSRIHDLVPYEEGTHVPLILYGTEWLGEPRRVGGLRQHFDVIPTILEALGVRWGGKLPGMSLLDEKGHEFVITSCFQPRNCLAMRMGDLKFVYRYGFSPMQAYDLARDPLEKKNVVASLPRSLVRAAEERLASLDAAVVRSKEDAREQAKSPAPKSDSPVPGSRFRFERFERFERVDRSDRVDRVERRVPPIFKPAK; this is encoded by the coding sequence GTGGATCGAGAAGGTCTTCAGGATCTTGGCGGTGGCGTCGCCCTCGGCGCCGTCGAGCTCATGCCCGTCGTCGAAGCTGAACTCGGGCAAGAGGCGGGTGTTGCCGAGTCCGCGCGAACGGACCATCACCGCGCCTGGGCCGCCCTCGTCCACGTCTTCGCCTTCGTGCTCTTCGTCGGCCTCCTCCGGGCCGAGACGGCGGCGACGTGGGGAATCGGGACCTGGATCGGCCAGGTGCTGGGCGCGATGGGCGCCGTCCTCCTCCTTGAAGCGGCGCTCCTCGCCGTTGAGCGGGTGCTGCCGTCTCGCGGGCTGCGCATCGTGGTCCGGGTGGTGGTCTGTTCGGCGCTGCTGATCGATCACCAGTTCCGCCTCGAGACGGGCAGCGCGATCAATTTCGAATACCTCGCGGCTGCCTGGCAGCAGATGGGCAGCCTGGGAGGCCTGGTCGCCTCGGGAGCGGACCCGCGGCTTCCGTGGCGGCTGGCGCAGGCCTTGGGCTGCCTGGCATTCGCGGCCGTTGTCGCCCCCAGGCCGGCGTTCCGGCTTCCGGTTCAGGGCACGCGGCTCGCGCTGGAGACAGCGATCGCCGTCACCGGACTGGTCCTCTACGTCTCGGGAGGAGTGGCCTCGGGCGGACCGACCTGGAATGCGGCCTCGATCCTGGGCCTGGCGCCCGAGCCCGTTGCCGTGACGGGGGAGCCCGAGAAGTTGTACGAAGCGCCCAGGATTTCGGGCAGGGCGGCGCGACGGCCGAACATCGTGATCATCGCGCTGGAGTCGACCCGGGCGAGCGTGGTGGGCGCCTACGGGAAGGGTGGACCGTCGGTGACGCCCGAGCTCGACGCGATCGCGAGCCGCGGCCTCCTCTTCGAGAACGCGTACACGTCGGTGACGCATACCTCGAAGGCCATGCTGGGCTTGCTCTGCGGCACCTATCCAGCCTTCGAGACGAGGGTCAGGGAATCGTACACCCGCGGGAACGGGATGGCCTGCCTTCCCCACCTCCTCCGGAAGCTCGGCTATCGCTCCCGCTTCATGATGAGCGCGGACGGCGACTTCGAGAACTTCCCGGGCCTCGTCAGGAACATGGGCTTCGGCTCATGGATGATGCGAGACGACCTGGGCGGACGAGGCTTCGAGAAGGTCGGGTACTTCGGACTGGACGAGCGTTCGCTCCTGGAGCCGGCGCTCGATTGGGTCCGGAGCGGGGAGGAGCCCTTCTTCCTCACGATCCTCACGAGCGTGGGGCACCATCCCTACGAGAGGCCCGGCGCGAAGCGAAAGAAGGGACGCGAGCACGATTTCGAGAGCTACCGGGAGTCGGTGGCGCACGTGGACGAGGTGGTGGGCGAGCTGGTGCGCCGGCTGGAGGCCGAAGCGCCAGGCGAGACGCTCTTCGTGTTCACGGCGGACCACGGCGAGGCCTTCGGCGAGCACGGCTCTCGCATCCACGATCTGGTGCCGTACGAGGAGGGGACGCACGTGCCCTTGATCCTCTACGGCACGGAGTGGCTGGGCGAGCCGCGGCGCGTCGGCGGGCTTCGGCAGCACTTCGACGTGATCCCGACGATCCTCGAGGCGCTCGGAGTCCGCTGGGGCGGGAAGCTGCCCGGCATGAGCCTGCTTGACGAGAAGGGGCACGAATTCGTGATCACTTCGTGTTTCCAGCCGCGGAACTGCCTCGCGATGCGCATGGGCGACCTGAAGTTCGTGTACCGCTACGGCTTCTCGCCGATGCAGGCGTACGACCTGGCCCGGGATCCGCTGGAGAAGAAGAACGTGGTGGCCTCGCTGCCCCGTTCGCTCGTCCGAGCGGCGGAGGAGCGCCTGGCTTCGCTGGACGCGGCCGTGGTGCGCTCCAAAGAGGACGCGAGGGAACAGGCGAAGAGCCCCGCGCCGAAGAGCGACAGCCCGGTTCCGGGCTCGCGGTTTCGGTTCGAGCGGTTCGAGCGTTTCGAGCGGGTTGATCGGAGCGACCGGGTCGATCGGGTCGAGCGGCGCGTTCCGCCCATTTTCAAGCCGGCGAAATAA
- a CDS encoding prepilin peptidase: MSDLPTWYFVGLAAVFGALVGSFLNVVIARLPKGLSIVHPRSRCPRCERPIAWHENIPVVSWLLLRGRCRGCKLPISIRYPLVELATSLLAVACVRNFGPTPWAVAAFVFLAALVALTYIDLDHWLLPRSMTVPFIAVGLGASLLPDGPGIASSALGAAVGFASFAALGFAAERILKKEALGGGDLWLFAMIGAFLGVKALLPVALFASAQGAAIGVVLLSRAKRKAARSAIPADAAEAVTALPPPKPTGDEELDAWVPPDGAVPFGPFLALGAAEYLFFGEKLVAWYLSVISFQG; encoded by the coding sequence GTGAGCGATCTTCCAACCTGGTACTTCGTCGGCCTCGCGGCGGTCTTCGGCGCGCTCGTGGGCTCGTTCCTGAATGTGGTGATCGCCCGGCTGCCCAAGGGGCTCTCGATCGTGCACCCGCGGTCGCGGTGCCCGCGCTGCGAGCGGCCCATCGCCTGGCACGAGAACATCCCCGTCGTCTCGTGGCTGCTGCTGCGGGGCCGTTGCCGCGGCTGCAAGCTGCCGATCTCGATCCGCTATCCGCTGGTGGAGCTGGCGACCTCGCTCCTGGCGGTGGCCTGCGTGCGCAACTTCGGGCCCACGCCCTGGGCGGTGGCGGCCTTCGTCTTCCTCGCGGCGCTGGTCGCGCTCACCTACATCGACCTCGACCACTGGCTGCTGCCCCGGAGCATGACGGTCCCGTTCATCGCCGTGGGCCTCGGGGCGTCGCTTCTGCCGGACGGGCCGGGGATCGCGTCGTCGGCGTTGGGCGCAGCGGTGGGCTTCGCGTCGTTCGCCGCCCTGGGTTTCGCGGCGGAGCGGATCCTGAAGAAGGAGGCGCTGGGCGGCGGGGACCTCTGGCTCTTCGCGATGATCGGCGCCTTCCTGGGCGTGAAGGCCCTGCTTCCGGTGGCCCTCTTCGCGTCGGCGCAGGGCGCCGCTATCGGAGTGGTCCTCCTCTCGAGGGCGAAGCGCAAGGCGGCCCGATCGGCCATCCCGGCGGACGCCGCCGAGGCCGTGACCGCGCTGCCGCCGCCGAAGCCCACTGGGGACGAGGAGCTGGACGCCTGGGTGCCGCCCGACGGCGCGGTGCCCTTCGGGCCGTTCCTGGCGCTGGGCGCAGCGGAGTACCTCTTCTTCGGCGAGAAACTGGTCGCCTGGTACCTGTCCGTGATCTCCTTCCAGGGATGA
- a CDS encoding sensor histidine kinase, whose protein sequence is MRPGFSLRAQLALQAAAISVVATTLALLGFLPLGQLAGGTLSGRGELVAAFALAGAAIVFAVAYLLLVRWIARPAQRLLEATERVGAGWEIPLLTEQGPTLGRLGAAFDRMGGRLHEERERVLAQLAELEAKNRELKEARDAAIRQEKLASVGRLAAGVAHEIGNPLSAILGYLALLEHDAGANTELVERIDREARRIDRIVRDLLDYARPRGAELQLVDLREVVERVVRLARPQARFREISIAINAPAAPATARADEHHVGQVILNLLQNAADAMGGNGAILVAIDGTSIRVSDQGPGIPPADLLRVFDPFFTTKAPGQGTGLGLSLCRSWIEAMGGSLHARNREEGGAELRIELPS, encoded by the coding sequence ATGAGACCCGGCTTCTCCCTCCGCGCCCAGCTCGCCCTCCAGGCCGCCGCGATCAGCGTGGTGGCGACGACGCTGGCGCTGCTGGGATTCCTGCCTCTCGGACAACTCGCTGGCGGCACGCTCTCGGGGCGAGGGGAGCTGGTCGCGGCCTTCGCGCTGGCAGGGGCGGCGATCGTCTTCGCGGTGGCGTACCTCCTGCTGGTGCGGTGGATCGCCCGCCCCGCGCAGCGGCTCCTGGAGGCCACGGAGCGGGTCGGCGCGGGCTGGGAGATCCCCCTGCTCACGGAGCAGGGGCCGACGCTGGGGCGCCTGGGCGCCGCCTTCGATCGCATGGGCGGCAGGCTCCACGAGGAGCGGGAGCGCGTGCTGGCCCAGCTCGCGGAGCTCGAGGCGAAGAACCGTGAGCTCAAGGAAGCGCGCGACGCGGCGATTCGGCAGGAGAAGCTCGCGTCGGTCGGGAGGCTCGCGGCGGGCGTCGCCCACGAGATCGGCAATCCGCTCTCGGCGATCCTCGGGTACCTGGCGCTCCTCGAACACGATGCGGGCGCCAATACCGAGCTGGTGGAGCGGATCGATCGCGAGGCCCGGCGGATCGATCGGATCGTGCGGGACCTCCTGGATTACGCGAGGCCCCGCGGCGCCGAGCTGCAGCTTGTGGACCTGCGGGAGGTGGTGGAGCGGGTGGTGCGGCTGGCCCGGCCGCAGGCTCGCTTCCGCGAGATCTCGATCGCGATCAACGCGCCCGCCGCGCCAGCAACCGCCCGGGCGGACGAGCACCACGTGGGCCAGGTGATCCTGAACCTCCTCCAGAACGCGGCCGACGCCATGGGTGGCAACGGCGCGATCCTCGTCGCGATCGACGGGACGTCGATTCGCGTCTCGGACCAGGGTCCCGGGATCCCGCCGGCGGATCTGCTCCGAGTCTTCGATCCCTTCTTCACGACGAAGGCCCCGGGGCAGGGCACCGGCCTCGGCCTCTCCCTCTGCCGGAGCTGGATCGAGGCGATGGGCGGCTCGTTGCACGCGCGCAACCGCGAGGAGGGCGGGGCGGAGCTGCGGATCGAGCTGCCGTCGTGA
- a CDS encoding sigma-54-dependent transcriptional regulator, producing the protein MGFREILIVDDEESMRHMLLLFLRQQGYEARAASSAAEALAELEARDYDAVVTDVRMPGDDGIALVRKGLAVSPETSFLVMSAYGTEALALEAMKAGAVDYVSKPFRPDELVLKLRMAAERAGFQREVRRLKAELREERGLDALVGESPAMQELARQLRKIAPVKTTVLVTGESGTGKELVARAIHELSPRREKPFVAVNCGAIPETLMESELFGFVKGAFTGAVKSSKGLFAEADGGTIFLDEVAELPPPMQVKLLRVLQEEEVRPVGEARSFPVDVRVVAATRKDLRKASADGSFREDLFYRLHVVGLELPPLRERPTDIPALVEHFVAKYNARLRRQPPIRDVTSEAMDALRRHPWPGNVRELENAIERALVLSEGDCLGPDAFVFAPQATDRAGGSLVRDDETSIKRATRRIEEELIRRALEQTGGNRTRAAEVLEISHRALLYKLKEFGIR; encoded by the coding sequence ATGGGCTTCCGCGAGATCCTGATCGTCGACGACGAAGAGTCGATGCGCCACATGCTGCTCCTCTTCCTGCGGCAGCAGGGCTACGAGGCACGGGCCGCGTCTTCGGCAGCGGAGGCGCTCGCGGAGCTTGAGGCGCGCGATTACGACGCCGTGGTCACGGACGTGCGGATGCCGGGGGACGATGGGATCGCTCTGGTGCGCAAGGGCCTCGCCGTCTCGCCGGAGACGAGCTTCCTGGTGATGAGCGCCTATGGCACGGAGGCCCTCGCCCTCGAGGCGATGAAGGCCGGGGCCGTGGACTACGTGAGCAAGCCCTTCCGGCCCGACGAGCTCGTTTTGAAGTTGCGCATGGCTGCGGAGCGGGCCGGATTCCAGCGCGAGGTGCGCAGGCTGAAGGCGGAGCTCCGCGAGGAGCGGGGCCTGGACGCGCTGGTGGGCGAGAGCCCAGCGATGCAGGAGCTCGCGCGGCAGCTCCGCAAGATCGCGCCGGTGAAGACCACGGTGCTGGTGACCGGCGAGAGCGGCACGGGCAAGGAGCTGGTGGCCCGAGCGATCCACGAGCTCTCGCCGCGGAGGGAGAAGCCCTTCGTCGCGGTCAACTGCGGCGCGATCCCCGAGACGCTGATGGAGAGCGAGCTCTTCGGCTTCGTGAAGGGCGCGTTCACAGGCGCGGTGAAGAGCAGCAAGGGCCTCTTCGCCGAGGCGGACGGCGGCACGATCTTCCTGGACGAGGTGGCGGAGCTCCCGCCGCCGATGCAGGTGAAGCTCCTTCGCGTGCTTCAGGAGGAGGAGGTGCGGCCGGTCGGCGAGGCCCGCTCCTTCCCGGTGGACGTGCGCGTGGTAGCGGCGACCCGCAAGGATCTCCGGAAGGCGTCCGCCGACGGCTCGTTCCGCGAGGATCTCTTCTACCGCCTGCACGTTGTCGGCCTCGAGCTCCCGCCTCTGCGCGAGCGACCCACCGACATCCCGGCGCTCGTGGAGCACTTCGTCGCCAAGTACAACGCCAGGTTGCGACGGCAGCCCCCGATCCGCGACGTCACGTCGGAGGCGATGGACGCCCTCCGCCGTCACCCCTGGCCCGGTAACGTGCGCGAGCTCGAGAACGCGATCGAGCGGGCGCTGGTGCTCTCAGAGGGCGATTGCCTCGGCCCGGACGCGTTCGTCTTCGCGCCGCAGGCGACGGACCGCGCCGGTGGCTCGCTCGTCCGGGACGACGAGACCTCGATCAAGCGGGCCACGCGGCGGATCGAAGAGGAGCTGATCCGCCGCGCCCTCGAGCAGACCGGCGGCAACCGCACCCGTGCCGCCGAGGTGCTGGAGATCAGCCACCGCGCGCTCCTCTACAAGCTCAAGGAGTTCGGGATCCGGTAG